In Nicotiana tabacum cultivar K326 chromosome 2, ASM71507v2, whole genome shotgun sequence, the following proteins share a genomic window:
- the LOC142168057 gene encoding secreted RxLR effector protein 161-like, with the protein MDTTHPLSTPMVVRSLDINKDPFRPQENVKELVGDETPYLNAIGVLMYLAYNTRPDIAFAVSLLARFSSSLTRRYWNGVKHIFRYLRGTIDMRLFYSNEFKSEMIAYADADYLCDPHKARSQTGYLLTYGGTTISWRSMKKIIVATSSNHAEIIAIHEASRECVWLRSMTQHI; encoded by the coding sequence ATGGATACTACGCATCCATTGAGTACTCCAATGGTTGTGAGATCGCTTgacataaataaagatccatttcggCCTCAAGAAAATGTTAAAGAGCTCGTTGGTGATGAAACTCCATATCTTAATGCAATTGGGGTACTGATGTATCTTGCCTACAATACCCGACCAGATATTGCTTTTGCAGTAAGCTTATTAGCAAGATTCAGCTCCTCCCTAACAAGAAGATATTGGAATGGTGTTAAGCATATATTTAGATATCTTCGGGGAACTATagatatgagattattttattctAATGAATTCAAGTCCGAAATGATTGCTTATGCCGACGCAGATTATTTGTGTGATCCACATAAAGCCCGATCTCAAACAGGATATTTGCTTACATATGGAGGTACAACTATATCATGGCGttcaatgaaaaaaataatagttGCCacatcttcaaatcatgctgagataatagccattcatgaAGCTAGTCGGGAATGTGTTTGGTTGAGATCAATGACTCAACATATTTAG